A window from Dehalobacter sp. DCA encodes these proteins:
- a CDS encoding thiamine pyrophosphate-dependent enzyme, whose protein sequence is MEIVFQRPKALSDVSSHYCPGCTHGIIHRLVAEVLDELDLTGKTVGVAPVGCAVLAYNYFECDMAQAAHGRAPAVATGLKRANPSNIVFTYQGDGDLAAIGTAETVHAAARGENITIIFVNNAIYGMTGGQMAPTTIPGQITQTSPYGRDPKYAGFPLKVCETLSTIDGTAYAERVSVDSVKNVINAKKAIKKAFEYQIAGKGFTIVEVLSTCSTNWGLEPVEALTWLRENLIPYYPLGVYKDKEVF, encoded by the coding sequence ATGGAAATTGTTTTTCAAAGACCGAAAGCACTTTCAGATGTATCCAGTCATTATTGCCCCGGCTGTACCCATGGGATTATTCACAGGCTGGTGGCAGAAGTTCTTGACGAACTTGATCTTACCGGAAAAACAGTCGGTGTCGCCCCTGTTGGCTGCGCTGTACTTGCTTATAACTATTTTGAATGTGATATGGCGCAGGCAGCGCACGGCCGGGCTCCGGCAGTTGCGACAGGCCTTAAGCGCGCCAATCCGTCCAATATCGTATTTACGTACCAGGGGGACGGAGACCTGGCAGCTATTGGGACGGCTGAGACCGTTCATGCAGCAGCCCGAGGTGAAAATATTACCATTATCTTCGTCAACAATGCCATTTATGGCATGACCGGCGGACAGATGGCCCCTACGACCATCCCGGGGCAGATCACGCAGACCTCTCCTTACGGGAGGGATCCGAAGTATGCAGGCTTCCCCTTGAAAGTCTGCGAAACGCTTTCCACGATTGACGGGACGGCCTACGCCGAGCGCGTATCTGTCGATAGTGTTAAAAATGTGATCAACGCCAAGAAGGCGATCAAAAAGGCTTTTGAATACCAGATCGCCGGGAAAGGCTTTACGATTGTCGAGGTTCTGTCGACCTGCTCGACCAACTGGGGGCTAGAGCCTGTTGAAGCGCTCACCTGGCTGCGCGAGAACCTGATTCCTTACTACCCGCTGGGTGTCTATAAGGATAAGGAGGTTTTTTAA
- a CDS encoding 4Fe-4S dicluster domain-containing protein, translating to MAKVTKLTIEADRCKGCSLCVNACPKNLLRLSPETLNSKGFHPAEMTDQQACTACGFCAIMCPDVCIQIEKEVN from the coding sequence ATGGCAAAAGTGACGAAACTAACAATCGAGGCAGACAGATGCAAAGGCTGCTCTCTTTGTGTAAACGCTTGTCCTAAGAATTTGCTCAGACTTTCGCCCGAAACCCTTAACAGCAAAGGATTTCATCCTGCGGAAATGACAGATCAGCAAGCGTGCACGGCCTGTGGATTCTGCGCGATCATGTGTCCGGATGTTTGTATTCAGATTGAAAAAGAGGTGAATTAA
- the vorB gene encoding 3-methyl-2-oxobutanoate dehydrogenase subunit VorB, which translates to MAEKVLMKGNEAIAEAAIMAGCRHFFGYPITPQTEVAAYMAKRMPKIGGTYLQAESEIAAINMVYGASSAGVRAMTSSSSPGISLKSEGLSYMAGSDLPAVLVNIQRGGPGLGGIRPSQSDYFQATRSSGHGDFHMIVLAPNNVQEMFDLTVEAFELADQYRMTAMILGDGMLGQVMEPVDISRGEAASNVTKDWALTGTKGQRKRNVINSLYLEAEELEMLNLKRFEKYAEVEKIARTDNCLTEDAEVIIVAYGICARIARNAINEARKKGIKAGLIRPVTLWPFPKNQLKAAAEKAKAFVVVEMSMGQMIQDVELSIRCSRPVHLCSRTGGMVPTPEAVLEAIENAAQAERS; encoded by the coding sequence ATGGCGGAGAAAGTATTAATGAAGGGAAATGAAGCAATTGCCGAAGCCGCAATTATGGCCGGCTGCCGTCATTTCTTCGGTTATCCGATAACGCCTCAGACCGAGGTTGCAGCTTATATGGCCAAACGTATGCCGAAAATCGGAGGAACTTATTTGCAGGCGGAAAGTGAAATTGCGGCCATCAACATGGTTTACGGAGCGTCCTCAGCGGGAGTCCGAGCGATGACGTCTTCATCGAGCCCGGGAATTTCCCTGAAAAGCGAAGGCTTATCCTATATGGCAGGAAGCGATCTGCCTGCAGTGCTGGTCAATATTCAACGCGGCGGTCCTGGACTTGGCGGAATCCGTCCGTCCCAGTCCGACTATTTCCAGGCAACACGTTCTTCCGGTCACGGAGATTTTCATATGATTGTGCTTGCACCGAATAACGTTCAGGAAATGTTCGACCTGACGGTAGAAGCTTTTGAACTGGCTGACCAGTACCGGATGACCGCGATGATTTTAGGCGACGGGATGCTTGGACAGGTGATGGAGCCTGTGGACATCAGCCGCGGCGAAGCGGCGTCGAACGTTACCAAGGATTGGGCGCTGACTGGAACAAAAGGTCAGAGAAAAAGAAATGTCATTAATTCGCTTTATCTCGAAGCCGAAGAGCTCGAGATGCTTAACTTGAAACGTTTTGAAAAATACGCGGAAGTTGAAAAAATTGCCAGAACGGACAATTGCCTGACCGAGGATGCGGAAGTAATTATCGTTGCTTATGGTATCTGCGCCAGAATAGCCCGAAATGCGATTAACGAAGCCCGTAAAAAAGGCATAAAAGCAGGGTTGATTCGTCCGGTTACTTTATGGCCGTTCCCGAAAAACCAGCTGAAAGCCGCAGCGGAAAAAGCAAAGGCTTTTGTGGTGGTTGAAATGAGTATGGGACAAATGATCCAGGATGTGGAGCTGAGCATCCGCTGCAGCCGCCCGGTGCATCTCTGCAGCCGTACCGGCGGGATGGTTCCGACTCCAGAAGCTGTCTTGGAAGCAATAGAAAACGCTGCGCAGGCGGAAAGGAGTTAA
- a CDS encoding small, acid-soluble spore protein, alpha/beta type, which produces MAKYKLPVNKQSVASELNVNLGPDTSARQNGSVGGSMVKKTFEYINGKI; this is translated from the coding sequence ATGGCTAAGTATAAACTGCCGGTTAACAAACAAAGCGTTGCCAGCGAGCTTAATGTTAACTTAGGTCCAGACACCTCCGCAAGACAAAACGGCTCTGTTGGAGGTAGCATGGTTAAGAAAACCTTTGAATACATTAACGGTAAAATCTAA
- a CDS encoding nucleotide-binding protein yields MQSARVTIFAGHYGSGKTSVAVNYALWLKKSHKKVTIADLDIVNPYFRTKDSAQVLKRSGIKLISSDYANSNVDIPAVPGEINAIFDERDAYAVIDVGGDDRGAYALGRYYEQLHRTDAAAYIVVNMYRPLSRDAEATIKIKYEIEAAARIKFSGIINNSNLGNATTASDVMNSLPYAEQISERTGLPIVMTTVQRSLAAELASNIQNIFPIDLEEYEWQK; encoded by the coding sequence GTGCAGAGTGCAAGGGTTACCATTTTTGCCGGTCACTATGGCAGCGGCAAGACGAGTGTTGCTGTAAACTACGCCTTGTGGCTGAAAAAAAGTCATAAGAAAGTCACCATTGCCGATCTGGATATTGTTAACCCTTATTTCAGAACCAAAGATAGCGCGCAGGTGCTGAAAAGGTCAGGGATTAAGCTGATTTCCTCGGATTATGCGAATTCGAATGTTGATATTCCTGCTGTTCCGGGAGAAATCAATGCGATATTTGACGAACGCGATGCCTATGCGGTGATTGACGTTGGCGGAGACGACAGAGGCGCCTATGCTCTCGGCCGCTATTACGAACAGCTCCACCGTACAGATGCTGCTGCCTACATTGTTGTAAATATGTACCGGCCTTTAAGCCGCGATGCCGAAGCGACGATTAAAATTAAATACGAAATTGAAGCGGCAGCGCGAATCAAATTTTCCGGAATTATTAATAATTCTAACCTGGGTAATGCTACTACCGCCTCCGATGTTATGAATTCGCTTCCTTACGCAGAGCAAATCTCTGAAAGGACGGGACTGCCGATTGTGATGACAACCGTGCAGAGAAGTCTGGCAGCGGAACTGGCAAGTAATATTCAAAATATATTTCCAATAGATTTGGAGGAGTATGAATGGCAAAAGTGA